The genomic interval AATCGACTGTAGCAGGAGCCCCAGCCTGAGCCGAGCACTGTAGCATGGTCAGCAGTGGCCCCCCAACAGCCCTGAGACTGAGGTCAGCAATTAACAAAGGACCCAGGGCTCCTTGGAAGAAAGGGAACCCCTGGATGTGTCATGTTGGACTGCTGTTCTCTGGGGAGATGAAAGCCAATATCATGCTGAGCTGCTGGGACTGTCCTGATCCCGGATGTCTCCAGTCAGTAACTGAGAGGGAGCAGCAGTGACTTCACTCTCGCTTAGCCATCTTTATTTGAGATCATTGACTTGTTTACAGCCCATTTAAACAGAGCTCTGCTAAACCAAATGGATCACAGTCTCCCTGCCAAGGTACCCTGAGGCTGCTAGGAAAAGCAACAACAGAGCAGTTGTTCAAGCAGGGAGAGAACATTTCACAGCTGGGAGGATTTAGGGTTACAATGAAGACAAAGTAACATTTCATCTGCCCTAGTGGGCCAGGGAAAAGGGAGGTGAATGAGCTTTTCCATGATCTTGTCTGCACCACAGGGGTCAAGACTGGCCGCTGTTTGAAAGTCGGGAGCAACACCAATGGGACATGTGAAATATTAGCGTGGTGTCCGGTGGAGAAAAAGTCCAAGCCCAAGTATGTTCCCCTTCTGGCAATTTTACTGAGCATGAGTTGCCTGTCTTTTGTCTTATTTTGAAGCATGGCTTCCATTTCCTAATGAGCAACTGAAGATAAGTCGCTGGGTTGTATTTGCAGAGATTCCCGTTGGCTTGAACGCACGAGGTCAGAAACATCTGCTATGTTTAAAATGTGTCAGGGCAGCAGGAAATTCTGCATGAGGGTGCCTAGGGGCCCACACCTTGCTCCTTCTAAAGATGGTGCACATGCTTCTTGCAGGGCATCTTCCAACTCTTGCTATTGCCTGACTCCCTCTAACACTGCCCTTTTCTCAAACAACTCCCTGACAAAACATGACAACCGAGGGAGGCTGGCCAAAGGGGAAGAATGTGGAACAGAACTGATTCTCAACAGGAGCCAAGGGTCTGTGCAGCAGCCCTTTTTCTGTCTTCAGGGGGCATTCTGCAGGATTGGACTCTGCTTCTGCTTATTACATGAACATGTCAGTTAAACGTCAATGGGAAGAAGAACAATGAGTATAAACCCAAGAGAACTTTGCCCCCTCTCTTTCAGGAAGCCGCTTTTAGCGAATGCAGAAAACTTCACTGTTTACATCAAAAACTCGATCCGCTTCCCTAAGTTTAAATTCTCCAAGTAAGTGTGTGCCtgtctctgtttctttctctatCAGCAACCTTTCTTTTGTCAATAATCCAAATGGCTCCTGTGTTTTTCTCCTCAATGCATGTTGGCATGTGATCTGAACACTCCTGTCTAGGATGGTGACTGTTTCCTGTTGGTAACCGGAGGACAGTATTTGGTTCCTGGCTATGTAGGAGCAGGGAAGGTAATGAAGGATTTGATTTTAGGGGAAGATTTTCAGTCTGGTGAGAGCTTCCCAGCCAAACAGTGGCTGGATTTAGACCGTCACTTATGGAACGTAATCTTTGACAGTTGTCTGGCTATGTGTATCCAAGCTGTCATTGCACTGACCAATGGGATGAATATGACCCATTATTTCCATCACAGGATTTTTATTAATCTAACTGGATAACAAGCCCATGTATATGAATATTGGGGTATTCCCCTCTCACGCCTAGAGTACAACTGGGCTGGCAGCCTCCCTAATAGCCTACATGATCTAAACCCAGCATGTCTATCAACCAGCAGTATTCAGGGGAAAGGGGAGTGGGGTACTTGGGCCTTCATTTAGAAAGAAACCAACTCCCCaagctgggggaagctgatgggggaTTGTGTTTTCACTGGTTAGGtaaaaaataagaacattttgGAGTTTCACCCCCAAATTATTATGCTGTAAAAATGAAATAACCTGGGCAAGTTgagtggaaaatgctgattttcaatattCCACTTGTAAGGATGGGTGTGAAGGTGGGAACAGGAGCTATTGGCTATGGCTCTACTTACAGAAATCTCTATCGAAACCAGCATTTTCCCATCACCACTCTGGGTAGCTTCAGTTGTGCATTTCTAGCCTATTGTTATGAGAGAGAACACGAGACAGAATTGCAACAGGAAGCTCTGCTTAAAAACTGAAGGAACAATCCAGGTGTGGTTTCGAAAGTCACTGCCTGAATGAGGGTTGGATCCTCCTTTAGAGCCTGATCTTGCTGTCAGGTCTGCATGGGCATAAATCTGCCTGCGTGGATCTATGTGCAGGCTCAGGGTCTGTTTGCATCCAAGCACAGCAGAATGCATTCattgggggtggctgcagagatgCTCACAGGATAATAGGGTTAGTGGCAAGAATGCCCTTTCTGTCCTATTGGATTATTATGGTGGGTGTCGAAGAGGAGACTCATCTCTGTGGCCTTGGAAGAGAATCTTCCTAAGGCTGTTCTGTAGGGCAGGCAAAGAGAAAGGTCAGACTGGTTCTGTTGTTCACTATATGCAGGACTAATGTGCTAAACACTGATGATGAATTCTACCTGAAAAACTGCCACTTCAGTGCACAGCACCTTTACTGCCCCATATTCCACCTGGGCAAACTCGTGAGCTGGGCTGGGAACAACTTTCAGGACATGGCATCTAAGGTATGAACATTCCTTATTCTCCCATACACCGCACCAGCTAAACAGACATTCCTCTCTGGAAAAGCTGATAATCCTTCCAGTGACCAAAACTCCCCCTCACCCCTATGAGGACTTCTCATTTCCAGAACTATGGCAGGTCATTGAGCTTTAAAATCATCTTGTCTCTTGCCTATAATAACCCCATGGAACTGAAGTATTTCCGCCTGCCCAATTGTGCATTACTGTAGGGTACCTTGTACATGTCTGGCTGAGCACCctagtttgttattgtagggctgtgTATGAGTTGCTCTCAGGATGTTCTTTTAAAACATGGTTGAAATGTCTGTTTCGGATCTATGTAAAGAAGTCCTGAACCTTACATGTTAAAATGTCACCATCCCTGCCACAGCCACCTTTAACAGTGTCCCTTgaaggacaaggtgggtgaggtcatatcttctattggaccaactcctgttggtgaaagggacaagcttttgagttacacagagctcttcttcaggtcccttGAAGGACTACATTTAACTATACTCCCTAAAGGGAACGTAGCTTTCATGAATATACCATTGACTGATGCTTCCACCTGTGGAACCCTTTCAAGTCCAAAGAAATACAGAATATTTTACTGTTAGTGCTGAAATTTACTGTACAGAGGAGCCAGCGCAAGACCTAAGCCCCTCTCAAGTCCCCGGATAATTAGGGCTAAGTGCTCCACAGTCCTCAtgctgaccctctgcacaggACAGAATTTTATCCCTAGTGGACAAAGGTCCTCTTCGCTAAAGTGAACACGTCAGCTAACAGGAACTTAATGAACACCCTGGGCATGAAAATCCTCATTACAACAGAGAGTACAGATGGGCCCTTCTAGGTGGGGTTGGAGTTGGTGTCAGGGGCACTGTGAGGAAGCTGTCAGTGAAACTGTCTCCAGATGCCCAGCATGGGAAGAGCCAGGATGACTGTAGAAAAATATGATTAACCACAATTGCCTAAGTTTGGCTCATCCTGATCTGAGTATGAGTTCAGGACCAGAGGAGCCTTCTTCTCTTTTATCTCCCTCAAGGGACACTCGGCAGAGGAGCAGACatgatttaaaaatgaacaaaccaaGCCAAGCTACAAAAAAGCACACTGAAAACGTGTCTCTCTTTCGTTAAGGGTGGTGTGATAGGAATTCAGATTGAATGGGACTGTGATCTTGATAAACCTCCTTCTGAATGCAACCCTCACTATTCTTTTAGCCGTCTGGACAACAAGTTTGCGGAAAAATCCATTTCCTCTGGATACAACTTCAGGTAATCAAAGGCAATGATGGGACTGGGTACCACTGTATAACTCTCAGGCACAGGGGCCCTTGAAAATGCCACTGTAACAGTATCGGCTCATAGGTTAAATCAGATTCTGTTCCTAACTATTCCTGGCTAACTCTTTCCGCTGAGCCTATGCCGGTTCCATGGTATATGGCCTTTTAAAATTTTCCTCGCAGTTTACTTACACACgcacagtctctctctccacaAAGCTAGTACCATTCACACACTGCAGACACCGAAGTCTTGATGTATTTGCAGTGATTCCTAATCTAGAATTAGAGATCTTCTATGAGTTTTGCTGAGTCTTTCATATTCTGCATTAAGCACTGCTTCTGCATCATCACCCCCACCAGGGTCAGCCAGCCACTGAGAGTGATCCATGGAAATCGAACAGGTTTAGGGTTTTTACCTTCCAGTCTCCCACTGTAATGGTAAGGAAATGTACGCTGAGGCCATTACAGTGATTTCAATAGGCTTAGAGCTACCCAGCAAGAAAGGCTTTCCTATTAGTCTGGCTAAGGCTAGAAATGAAACATGATGTCAAGAACTGGCTGATACAGAACCCATCCACATGCTCCTCTGAGACCTCAAGTTTAGGACAAGGTCATGCTTGTTAATCAAATATACccctgatttttaaagggaaatataCCTGGGTTTGAACAGAGAGGGTGAATTCAAACTTGTTCTTACGTGAGGGAGGCAGGTGACTGGGTTAAAAATCAATGTTCTTGCATTCTCTGCTTTCTAGATTTGCCAAATATTACAAGGATGCTGAAGGAGTCGAGTACAGGACACTGATAAAAGCCTACGGAATACGCTTTGATGTGATGGTGAATGGCAAGGTGAGGAGCCTAGACCAGGATATTTCTGGTCCTGGAAGAAATAAGGGTGGAGTCAGACTTTTGTTGTTGGGTAGGTACCACCAGAGTGGGAAAGGGCAGCACTAGGGCGAAACCACCCCCTTGTTTGTGAGGGGGGAGGATTCTTGGCAGGCAACGTTTCATTGGCACTAGCAAGCTGCCTTGATACACAAAGGGAAGAAAAGAGGCTGGAGTGCAGCTGAGGCTGAAGGGAAGCACTAGGCTGCTCAAAGTAAGATTAATAGATTAGTCAATATCAGCCAGCAGGATCCACTCTACACATCTCATGCTCATTGAGGAAACTGGTTCATGTGATGTCCAGCAGTAAGAGGACTATGGAAGATGTTATTTGGTTTCCTGTCAATACCCACTGTAGTATGAGAAGTAGAGCTGGAGAAAGAGGATCAGCATACAGGAGAGACCTAGTCTGGTGTGACACCACAGCCCCAGAAAGGCAAGCAGGGCCAGGCTGCTACCAGACAAACCCATGCCTCTTAGAATGTAGCCCTAGTCTCAAAGCTTGCTCAGTAACTCTGCCTGCTGGCTTCCATCACGTACTGCTAACGAAACACATGCATCGAGCCAAATTTACCCTCTGTGGCCATCAGTTCAGCTTGTGGTAACTGCTCGGCTAACACGAAGTGTTCTATTATTTCTTTCAGGCAGGTAAATTTAACATCATTCCAACGATAATCAACGTGGGCTCAGGACTTGCGCTTATGGGTGCAGTAAGTAAATGTATCATCCTATTTATGGATGAAAGAAAAGCATCAGAACCTGAACCATGTCCAAATCCTGCAGTTGAGATGTTTCCAGGATAAACAGTTGGCCTGAAAAAATAGTCAAGTTCTTTAGAAAGGCTGATCGGTTGGGTTTGTGCCTTTAAAAGGGAGACATCAGTTAATACACTTTGTGCTGTGGGCACCCCAGCACGGCAGAACACATTAGGGAGAACAGACACTGCGGTaatgagcacagtataaatgCTTAGATTATAAACTGTGCCATAGCCTTTGTTTTCCTCCTTTAACCAGTGCCTGCTGCAAATTAGGCCTACTATTGTACTTGAGAGATGCAACGCATGCAGAAGGAAAAAGCTGTGATATGCTGACATCTCTTAGCTCAGATACCGTGGTGATGACTATAGTGTGAAAGCCTAGACAGACAAAGCAAGATTAATCCCATTATCACTGAATTATTAATGAGTAGACTTTATAATAAGCCCCCTCTGAATTGTGACTTGgtgtctttttccttctcttgtttGTCCCATTGTCTGAAACCAATCTGGGCAAGATGCTCCTGCTGAGGGAAATTGGCATGTTGCTGTGTTAATGAATAAAAGCTAAATAGAATCACATTCCTGGTCCATATGTAGCAAATGCAGATGTTGATGTTTGTGAACCCGGTGTCTTTTCCATGCTAACATGTACCAGTCTTAACACTGGCTGCATTTCTTGGTAGTGGAAGTCACCAGTTATTTTTGGGTAAGCAGATATGGATGACACCGAGAAAGGATGGTGCAGCAGTTAGGGTGCTAGTCTGGGATTTAGAAGACCTGGTTTTAATTCCTGCTTTAgctgcagacttcctgtggaaccttgggcaaatcacgtatttcctctatgcctcagtttcccatctgcacaACGGGGATAGATACTACAACTGTCCTGCCTCACAGGTttgttgtgaggtgctcagatgccctGGAGCTATCTAATTAAGTTATATCTAGTAGCCTCGAGTATTCTGGCCCCATAGAGTGGAAACAATTGCTTTGCTAAAGCCTTTCATATGCAAGGTTGGGATTGAAGACATGACTATTTGcactgcagtagtgcctagagttGCCAaacaggaccccagtgtgctaggtgctctatGCACATCAGGCAAAGACAGTCCTAGCCTCAAAGAGCTTACGGTCTGAGCATGAGAGAACAGGTGGATGCAACATGCAAACGAGAGCACAGGGTGACAGTGGGAGGATCATGATTATCATAATAAGCAACAGTCACGGCAGGCTGGCTGAGAGTAGCCATTGTCAAACATTTTGTAGGCTTCACAGCACAGGTGAGTTTTCAGGAGAGATTGGGAGGAGGACAAGGTAGTGGCTTTGGGGATTTTTTACAGGGAGATTATGCATTTGCTTTCCGTTGCTTTTTATAGTACTGTGCTGCCTCAAATATTTTGCAGGGGGCTTTCTTCTGCGACGTGGTGCTGCTGTATTTGATGAAAAAGAGCAACTTCTATCGAGGCAAAAAATATGAGGAAGTGAAGTAAGTGGGACTTTTGTTGCATTTATGTGTGTAGCATTAGACCGTCCAGTCATTAAATGGACAGAAATATAGAAACACGGGAAATTTTAATTGTAGAGGAAAGGCATTTGCTTCCAGGAAATTACATGCATACAGATGAACGTAGCCAAGCTGCTCCCTCCATAAGTCATTTCTGGAGTCAGGGAAACTGCTGTGTCATTGTTCAAGCTGCAAACGGCCTCCTGCCTCTCCATCCATAACAATGCCAAATGGAATCAATGGCAACTACTAAAAGTATTGGATGCCTTGTCCTTTCACTTATAAAGATGAAAATTACAACTCCAGCCCGAGAGCTGCTACATTAAAGGGTGGATTCAGCGCTAAGCTGATGTAGGCCTGGCAGGGATGCAACAGGGGCCATGTCCTCTCAGGTGTGGCAGACTTAGACCCTGTAGATCCATTTTCTGTGCCCCTGGAGTTCAGCCAACTGAGAATGGCAGTGTGAGTCACTGCTGCACCTGCATCCATCTAATAAAACCTCGAGTACACAGTCCCTGTAATAGAACATTGTCACAGTGCCAGAGCTCCATTGCTCTGAATCCTGACGTCTGAGCGTCACgttgacatttatttttcatgttccGTCTAAGCTCCTTTTGATTATATTTGTGTGCAATCTACTTGAATTAACAGGGAGTTTACAGATCTACATCAGTGGAACAACTGCCCCCTCTGTTTCAATCATGAAGTTGCCAACAAATtgtgggaaagatttttttctaaaaaacttGACATCACAAATTCAGTATGAGCTTCGTGGAATAGATAAGGTTATTTGTGCATGTGGATATGTGAGGAGCTCCTACTGGAGTTACAGCAAGGTGCCCTGAGGCCATTGCTGGCATTATGCAAAAATCTATGACTCAACGTAGCTTCTGTGATGTACAAGTGGACCTTAAAAAACAATCAATTGAAAcaacaaacatttgttttgaaCACTTATAGTTTAGTCAAAACAGACTACTTATGAAAATGGCTCAGTTCTGTCCATTAGCCAAGCCAGGGAGAAATTTACCCATCTCCAGAAGCAATGGTTTAAACATTCTTTGTCTGTGTCTCCTGGAAATGCTGAAGGTCCTACCAAGACCCCTCTTCTGCTTCACAACAAGGTAAATAAACTCAAGGTACTGCCATTCTTGCCTTTTGTTCCCACAGGTCCAGTTCAAGGAAGTCTTTACCAGGTGGAACAGTGAATGGGAACCAGAACTCAGAATCACTGGCTACATTAGAGCAGCAGAGACAACTACAGACAGTTGAGACCTAAGGGTCTGTCAATTGGAAAACATGTTCCATAAAGACTACGGTGGTAAAACACAGCAACCAAACTTTGAGGTGGAGACACCCCTGGTCAGGTCTATTGTATCATTTGGATGCCCAGAGAAGAAGTCAGTTATAGCTATTCTGTTCAAGAGAGCAGTTTGCTAAAAATATCACACCTTCTGACCTAAGGCATTCTTCCCTATCTTGAGCTGATGACACCTGTCATTGCTACAGAATTTTtgtattataaagaaaaatgtagaaGAAACCAGGTGACATTTTTATATGCACATACATAGATAACCAGCATTATTCTCTAGCACTGCATTGCTTTGCTAGTGAAAGATCACTGACATCAAAGAACACGTGGCATTTGACATTGTTAGGAGGGTTGAGG from Chelonia mydas isolate rCheMyd1 chromosome 17, rCheMyd1.pri.v2, whole genome shotgun sequence carries:
- the P2RX5 gene encoding P2X purinoceptor 5 isoform X1 — its product is MGQVGWKGLCLSLFDYKTEKYVIAKNKKVGILYRVVQLSILAYLVGWVFVVKKGYQDSDTSIQSSVITKLKGVAFTNTSELGERLWDVADYVIPPQGENVFFVMTNLIVTPNQRQDTCPESTGIRDALCSKNRDCPAGEAVIAGNGVKTGRCLKVGSNTNGTCEILAWCPVEKKSKPKKPLLANAENFTVYIKNSIRFPKFKFSKTNVLNTDDEFYLKNCHFSAQHLYCPIFHLGKLVSWAGNNFQDMASKGGVIGIQIEWDCDLDKPPSECNPHYSFSRLDNKFAEKSISSGYNFRFAKYYKDAEGVEYRTLIKAYGIRFDVMVNGKAGKFNIIPTIINVGSGLALMGAGAFFCDVVLLYLMKKSNFYRGKKYEEVKSSSRKSLPGGTVNGNQNSESLATLEQQRQLQTVET
- the P2RX5 gene encoding P2X purinoceptor 5 isoform X2, with translation MVLGSGGIHSSLGPAPGEALSPAPGENVFFVMTNLIVTPNQRQDTCPESTGIRDALCSKNRDCPAGEAVIAGNGVKTGRCLKVGSNTNGTCEILAWCPVEKKSKPKKPLLANAENFTVYIKNSIRFPKFKFSKTNVLNTDDEFYLKNCHFSAQHLYCPIFHLGKLVSWAGNNFQDMASKGGVIGIQIEWDCDLDKPPSECNPHYSFSRLDNKFAEKSISSGYNFRFAKYYKDAEGVEYRTLIKAYGIRFDVMVNGKAGKFNIIPTIINVGSGLALMGAGAFFCDVVLLYLMKKSNFYRGKKYEEVKSSSRKSLPGGTVNGNQNSESLATLEQQRQLQTVET